The Saprospiraceae bacterium genome includes a window with the following:
- a CDS encoding helix-turn-helix transcriptional regulator — MYRKKNKIGTLKVIDVNVINIIADLLNKIKLNYTKTELKKIISGINLLINPQQVGQKDELNESLNILPNLNYDLSIDELAQEAHLSKFHFQRKFKKKYGLTIGQLKQQEKTIKAKTLLENGELSTDAAYELGFFDQSHFTILR, encoded by the coding sequence GTGTACAGAAAAAAAAACAAAATTGGTACACTCAAGGTAATTGATGTAAATGTAATCAATATAATAGCCGACTTACTTAATAAAATAAAGCTAAACTATACTAAAACAGAATTAAAGAAAATTATTTCGGGAATCAATTTACTAATCAATCCACAGCAAGTAGGCCAAAAAGACGAGTTAAATGAAAGCTTGAATATTTTACCAAATTTGAACTATGATTTATCCATAGATGAACTTGCTCAAGAGGCCCATTTGAGTAAATTTCATTTTCAAAGAAAGTTTAAGAAAAAATATGGATTAACAATTGGCCAGTTAAAACAGCAAGAAAAAACAATTAAGGCGAAGACACTTTTGGAAAATGGAGAGTTATCGACTGATGCAGCTTATGAGTTAGGCTTTTTTGACCAAAGTCATTTTACAATACTCCGATAA
- a CDS encoding ATP-binding protein, with product MNTQATLQQMQKLHLTGMASAYESILKLPADAHPDTHECIGTVIDAEWQHRNFTKSQMLLRLSKLRYKASLQDIIYNSERNIKKESIALMSDCSFIERAQNVIITGATGSGKSFLACALGNQACLHAYRTLYFNMNRFTEQLSLAKLQGTYIKWLNQLKKADLIILDDFGLQQLDQNAKLALLQMLEDRYDYKSTIIVSQLPIEHWHSFINEPTIADAILDRILAKCFNFDLKGKSLRIKI from the coding sequence ATGAATACACAAGCAACATTGCAGCAGATGCAGAAACTTCATCTTACAGGCATGGCGTCAGCCTACGAAAGCATATTGAAGCTTCCCGCAGATGCACATCCAGACACGCATGAATGCATCGGTACAGTCATCGATGCAGAGTGGCAACACAGAAACTTTACCAAGTCGCAAATGCTGCTAAGACTAAGTAAACTCAGGTACAAAGCCAGCTTACAAGACATAATATACAACTCAGAAAGGAATATTAAAAAGGAAAGTATCGCTTTGATGTCCGACTGTTCTTTTATCGAAAGAGCCCAGAATGTCATCATCACGGGAGCTACCGGCAGCGGCAAATCTTTCCTGGCTTGTGCACTCGGCAATCAAGCTTGTTTACATGCTTATCGCACCCTATACTTCAATATGAATCGATTTACCGAACAACTATCGCTAGCCAAACTCCAGGGCACTTACATTAAATGGCTTAACCAATTAAAAAAAGCTGATCTCATCATTTTGGATGACTTCGGACTACAGCAGCTCGACCAAAATGCAAAACTTGCTTTACTACAAATGCTCGAAGACAGGTATGATTATAAATCTACCATCATCGTCTCGCAACTCCCTATAGAACATTGGCACTCTTTTATAAACGAACCAACTATTGCAGATGCCATACTGGACAGAATACTTGCAAAATGCTTCAATTTTGACCTGAAAGGTAAAAGTCTGAGAATAAAAATTTAG
- a CDS encoding IS21 family transposase, producing MEYLKILLKKYLAIFKLSGVDISQMDQMSDEAFHRLFYEQPSSDSPEYYRNEKFKELLPWIINELGRHGVTRETIYKQYIVDYPTGYSYSRFCRKLKEYRTINEATIRIEHKAGYRMMVDFAGSKAQWVDVRTGEVHHCEVLVTTLPFSSFTHVYAVPSQKQSDFVIAINEALKYIGGTPSVLTSDNLKSYVAKADRYEPKFTEFCSQMGAYYTMELDATRVGKPKDKANVERHVTIVYNHIYAPLRDQVFHSLDELNAAFRKQLDELNNKKMQGKAYSRRERFEQNEKENLRPLPSSMFEVNKSTIAKVQRNYHVIVGENNHYYSVPYQYIGKSTQIIYTSHSVEIYCGTERIAIHKRDYREYAYSTLAAHMPEKHIRYQEQKGWDAAYFKKKASEIGPHTLWAVQTILDSKHIVEQTYNACLGILRLGDKYGNERLENASKRAAAGHRATYGILQTILQNNMDKIEIPINEQEKEDQKLPAHDNLRGPVYYSQSTLQFIN from the coding sequence ATGGAGTATCTAAAAATACTGTTAAAAAAGTATCTTGCTATTTTCAAATTATCAGGCGTAGATATTTCGCAGATGGACCAAATGTCGGATGAAGCATTTCATCGGCTCTTTTATGAACAGCCATCGTCTGATAGCCCGGAGTATTATAGGAATGAAAAATTTAAAGAGTTACTTCCCTGGATTATAAACGAATTAGGCCGTCATGGTGTCACCAGAGAAACAATATACAAACAATATATAGTTGATTATCCAACCGGATATAGTTACAGCAGGTTTTGCCGTAAATTAAAGGAATATCGTACCATCAATGAAGCCACTATCCGCATAGAGCACAAAGCCGGATATCGTATGATGGTAGACTTTGCCGGTAGTAAAGCACAGTGGGTAGACGTAAGGACTGGCGAAGTACATCACTGTGAAGTACTGGTGACCACACTTCCATTTTCATCCTTCACACATGTGTATGCTGTACCTAGTCAGAAACAATCAGATTTTGTCATAGCCATCAACGAAGCCTTGAAGTATATAGGAGGGACGCCTTCGGTTTTAACGAGCGACAATCTAAAAAGCTATGTAGCCAAGGCAGACAGATATGAGCCAAAGTTTACAGAGTTTTGTAGCCAGATGGGGGCATACTATACGATGGAACTAGATGCCACCAGAGTAGGCAAACCCAAGGATAAAGCCAACGTAGAGCGCCATGTAACCATCGTTTACAATCATATTTATGCGCCGCTCAGAGATCAGGTATTTCATTCATTAGACGAACTTAATGCCGCTTTCCGCAAACAGTTAGATGAACTCAATAATAAAAAAATGCAGGGCAAGGCATACAGCAGACGTGAGCGGTTTGAACAAAATGAGAAAGAAAATTTACGTCCCTTACCATCTTCAATGTTTGAAGTCAATAAAAGTACCATAGCAAAAGTGCAAAGAAACTATCATGTCATCGTGGGAGAGAATAACCATTATTACAGTGTGCCATACCAATACATAGGCAAATCAACTCAGATCATATATACCAGTCACAGCGTAGAGATCTATTGTGGTACAGAACGTATCGCTATACACAAAAGAGACTACAGAGAATATGCCTATTCTACCCTGGCAGCTCACATGCCGGAAAAACACATCAGATATCAAGAACAAAAAGGATGGGATGCCGCCTATTTTAAGAAAAAGGCATCAGAGATCGGGCCTCACACTTTGTGGGCGGTACAAACGATCCTTGACTCAAAACATATCGTAGAGCAGACGTACAATGCATGTTTGGGTATCCTTAGGTTAGGCGATAAATATGGCAACGAAAGGCTCGAAAATGCTTCTAAAAGAGCGGCTGCAGGTCATCGGGCGACATACGGGATCTTACAAACCATCCTCCAAAACAATATGGATAAAATAGAAATCCCAATCAATGAACAAGAAAAAGAAGATCAGAAATTACCGGCACACGACAACCTTCGCGGGCCAGTCTATTATTCCCAATCAACCCTGCAATTTATCAATTAA
- a CDS encoding AraC family ligand binding domain-containing protein, producing the protein MVNYKKYLDIETFEGEISKHEYPWHFHDSYTFVIVEKGSIIYELKDKSILVVVYSYQADPSNGAQADPLNGGKLTP; encoded by the coding sequence TTGGTAAATTATAAGAAATATTTAGATATAGAAACCTTTGAAGGAGAAATTTCAAAGCATGAATATCCATGGCATTTTCACGATAGCTATACCTTTGTAATTGTTGAAAAAGGATCTATCATTTATGAATTAAAAGACAAAAGTATTCTGGTTGTTGTTTATTCCTACCAAGCTGACCCATCAAATGGCGCTCAAGCTGACCCCCTAAATGGCGGCAAGCTGACCCCCTGA